A window from Catalinimonas alkaloidigena encodes these proteins:
- a CDS encoding FecR family protein → MEDHHVQVEALMMDQRFQRWVQHGAPADEAFWQQWMTQHPDQREAVQEARKAIRRMALRTTTVTSAETEQQLAQLNKRLDALSTPTRTLIRWPIAVAAAITLVLMTLGGWVFLLTPVRYETAYGEIQTVSLPDGSIVTLNSHSQLSHARLWRDDTSRNVTLEGEAFFQVSHQEQAGRPVKFIVTTPDIQIQVIGTEFNVNTRRKRTQVVLESGHVELALANGTGVAMQPGDLVEYSSQQQALTKQAVNPQDFIRWRDHMLHFDHVTLAELGKIIEEKYGQPVVVIDSTLRQRNISGTIPADDLEFLLEACKETFGIQIQHHNDTLFLR, encoded by the coding sequence ATGGAGGATCATCACGTACAGGTTGAAGCTTTGATGATGGACCAGCGTTTCCAGCGCTGGGTACAGCATGGTGCCCCTGCCGATGAAGCGTTCTGGCAACAGTGGATGACACAACACCCCGACCAGCGCGAAGCTGTGCAAGAAGCACGGAAGGCGATTCGGAGGATGGCATTGCGAACTACTACAGTTACGTCGGCCGAGACAGAGCAGCAGCTGGCACAGTTGAATAAACGGTTAGATGCACTTTCCACCCCGACACGAACCTTAATCCGTTGGCCAATCGCCGTAGCCGCTGCGATTACTTTAGTGTTAATGACCCTGGGTGGGTGGGTATTTCTGCTGACTCCTGTACGTTACGAAACCGCCTATGGCGAGATACAAACGGTGTCTCTTCCTGATGGCTCAATCGTTACTTTAAACAGTCACTCCCAGTTATCTCATGCGCGCTTGTGGCGGGATGATACAAGTCGTAACGTGACATTGGAAGGCGAAGCCTTCTTTCAGGTAAGTCATCAGGAACAGGCCGGTCGCCCTGTGAAATTTATCGTTACGACCCCCGATATTCAAATACAGGTAATCGGCACAGAGTTCAACGTCAATACACGTCGGAAACGTACGCAAGTGGTGCTGGAAAGTGGCCATGTGGAGTTAGCGCTTGCCAACGGTACGGGAGTAGCGATGCAGCCCGGTGATTTGGTAGAGTATTCCAGTCAGCAACAAGCGCTGACAAAGCAGGCCGTTAACCCTCAAGATTTTATCAGATGGCGTGACCACATGCTGCATTTCGACCATGTTACACTAGCTGAGTTGGGAAAGATCATTGAAGAGAAATACGGCCAACCCGTGGTAGTCATTGACAGCACGCTGCGCCAGCGTAACATCAGCGGAACGATACCGGCTGACGACCTAGAGTTTTTATTAGAAGCCTGTAAAGAGACCTTTGGTATCCAGATTCAGCACCATAACGACACGCTTTTCTTGCGGTGA
- a CDS encoding RNA polymerase sigma factor has product MLPSPSDDTALWNQFLQGDRDALSHIFLSHHKELMQYGRRIHPEEETIKDEIQELFVDLWKNRDGLSRNIENVRFYLFRGLRRRLIRSGQRQRRSQKISHQQEMGGETQPSAEYRLVAMQREEALQRQLYDWIDDLPPRQREAMYMRFFQEMRYEEIASIMAVHEQSVRNLIHLAIKTLRKNAVYPLLCGSLLWQMAAF; this is encoded by the coding sequence ATGTTACCCTCCCCGTCAGACGACACTGCGTTGTGGAACCAGTTTTTACAGGGTGATCGAGACGCACTATCCCATATCTTTCTTTCTCACCATAAGGAGCTTATGCAGTATGGACGCCGAATTCATCCAGAGGAAGAAACCATCAAAGATGAAATTCAAGAACTTTTTGTAGACCTGTGGAAAAACCGGGACGGCTTGAGTCGTAACATCGAGAACGTTCGGTTTTATTTATTTCGCGGCTTACGCCGACGATTGATTCGATCCGGTCAACGTCAACGACGTTCACAAAAAATTTCGCATCAACAAGAAATGGGTGGAGAAACACAACCTTCAGCAGAGTATAGACTGGTGGCTATGCAGCGTGAAGAGGCATTACAACGGCAATTGTACGATTGGATCGACGACCTGCCTCCCCGTCAGCGCGAGGCTATGTATATGCGCTTTTTTCAGGAGATGCGTTATGAAGAAATTGCAAGTATCATGGCGGTCCATGAACAATCAGTACGGAACCTGATCCATCTAGCCATCAAAACACTACGTAAAAATGCCGTATACCCCTTGCTTTGTGGCAGTTTACTATGGCAAATGGCTGCTTTTTAA
- a CDS encoding SusC/RagA family TonB-linked outer membrane protein, with protein MCHVDSFSPWGKAYRILIAFLFLSNSLSAQSLASLTPSHNPFQTQEKQFTLEQELKRLEKQYRISIFYESDLIDRKVTKETLPPYENPKEALQHLLHPFHLDLKELKPGVFVIIKSTPIKPTESLVPKSAATFLAHVPHRGLSPVSTRPVRSSVAILSGRVVDPEGEGIPGVNVLEKGTTNGTITDVDGRFTLNVSEGTTLVFSAVGYLPQEIAVAGRAALEITLEEDVKALEEVVVVGYGTMKKSDLTGAVGQADLQALQNSNPVNVMQSLKGVIPGLNIGQVTRAGDNPTISIRGQNSISGTTSPLIVLDGIIYRGAFTDINPNDIESIDVLKDASSAAIYGSQGANGVILITTKSAAKNLGKPIIEYNGTYSLQRLINNKLKRLDREGFITQLEDVYISQSRMGDDLTQTNPDFDVVSIFRDESVAAGYVDGTNVDWWDLLSYDHPYIQNHNLSLRGRGDRSSYFISYGFTDQKNLVRNDTYQRHSLRINLDADVTNWLKLGTQSYFAASDFSGNNPGFGALNTFPALVNPYNTDGTLRRQVYLGGINPLLYINNPDKDTRYNLNGNFYTIVSVPWVQGLSYRVNFSNNLTLFKDFNFDPYANNFLGQGNKRNSWTTAMTLDNIVTYKRDFGPHSFNGTFLYGVEERTYENTDAAAGFFTDQTLNYNSLELGQADQQRVYSDAWRETSLYTMGRLVYAYNSRYIFTGTIRRDGFSGFSDKYKYAIFPSAAVAWNISDEPFFKGSLVWVDNLKLRYSFGQGGNRTVGRYQTLATMGLTLPSDLASGYLYGDGATGERGQAVRTNSNQNLKWETTTASNFGIDFSFLQGLISGSYNFYASQTKDLLYNIAYPSVNGTYPNGTGSITVPTNIGKLQNTGHELSVAAYPVSKGDFSWSVAANFARNRNKVNTILGIDADSDGKEDDLIASGLFIGEPLNTIYDYEIIGMWQVDDFQAGDIPTGFTYGTYKIADLDNSGTYTADKDRKILGYRDPSYTVSFINTFRYKNFELKAFLYSIQGGKNRYLGQPAAQLPIPDHLTNSSYLKFDYWTPENPDAKYRQLGAYTNALGPGFSPYVSRSFIRMQELSLAYNLPAPLLSRYKINNARIWVSGYNLFTLTQWDGYDPEADQGLTYDFIPDVQSYPTMKSYTVGLNLAF; from the coding sequence ATGTGCCACGTCGACTCCTTTTCCCCTTGGGGGAAGGCGTACAGGATTCTTATTGCCTTCCTTTTTTTGAGCAATAGCCTGTCTGCCCAATCCCTCGCGAGCCTAACCCCCTCACACAATCCATTCCAAACTCAGGAAAAACAATTTACACTCGAGCAGGAATTAAAGAGATTAGAAAAACAGTATCGGATCTCGATCTTTTACGAGAGTGATCTGATAGATCGAAAGGTGACCAAAGAAACGCTTCCCCCTTATGAGAACCCTAAAGAAGCCCTTCAGCACCTTTTGCATCCTTTCCATCTTGACTTGAAAGAGTTGAAACCGGGCGTGTTTGTCATCATTAAATCTACGCCCATTAAACCGACCGAGTCGTTGGTACCAAAGTCTGCAGCAACGTTCCTTGCTCATGTACCACATCGTGGGCTTTCGCCCGTATCGACTCGTCCTGTAAGATCCTCTGTAGCTATCCTATCGGGGCGGGTCGTAGATCCCGAAGGTGAGGGAATTCCAGGCGTAAACGTGTTGGAAAAAGGCACGACAAATGGGACCATTACCGACGTAGATGGCAGGTTTACGCTGAACGTAAGTGAAGGCACCACGTTGGTGTTCAGTGCTGTGGGCTATTTGCCTCAGGAAATTGCCGTTGCCGGACGCGCCGCTCTCGAAATTACGCTGGAGGAAGATGTCAAAGCTCTCGAAGAAGTGGTGGTGGTCGGATACGGCACCATGAAGAAGTCGGACCTGACCGGGGCCGTGGGGCAGGCCGATTTACAGGCGCTGCAAAATTCGAACCCGGTCAACGTGATGCAGAGTCTGAAGGGGGTGATTCCCGGCCTGAATATCGGCCAGGTGACCAGAGCGGGGGATAACCCTACCATCTCCATTCGTGGCCAGAACTCCATCTCAGGGACGACCAGTCCGCTTATTGTGTTGGATGGCATCATCTACCGGGGTGCTTTCACCGACATCAACCCCAACGACATCGAGTCGATCGACGTGCTGAAAGATGCCAGCAGCGCGGCCATCTATGGTTCACAGGGGGCCAACGGCGTCATTCTGATCACCACGAAATCTGCCGCTAAAAACCTCGGCAAGCCCATCATCGAATACAACGGCACTTATTCCTTGCAGCGGCTCATCAACAACAAGCTGAAGCGCCTCGATCGAGAAGGATTCATCACGCAACTGGAAGATGTGTACATCAGTCAAAGCCGCATGGGAGATGACCTGACCCAAACAAATCCGGACTTTGATGTGGTCTCCATTTTCCGGGATGAATCGGTGGCTGCGGGGTATGTCGATGGCACTAACGTGGATTGGTGGGACCTGTTGTCGTATGACCACCCCTACATCCAGAACCATAACCTCAGCCTGAGAGGTCGGGGCGACCGGTCCAGCTATTTCATCTCCTACGGCTTTACCGACCAGAAAAACTTGGTCAGGAACGATACCTACCAGAGGCATTCCCTCCGCATTAACCTGGATGCGGATGTGACCAATTGGTTGAAGCTCGGTACCCAGTCGTATTTCGCCGCGAGCGATTTTTCGGGCAACAATCCCGGCTTTGGTGCGCTGAATACCTTCCCTGCCCTGGTGAACCCGTACAATACGGATGGAACTTTGAGGAGACAGGTGTATCTGGGAGGAATCAATCCTTTGCTGTACATCAATAATCCGGATAAAGATACCCGTTACAACCTGAACGGTAACTTCTACACCATCGTCAGTGTCCCCTGGGTGCAGGGGCTCAGCTACCGGGTGAATTTCTCGAACAACCTGACCCTCTTTAAGGACTTTAACTTCGATCCCTACGCCAATAACTTTCTGGGCCAGGGAAACAAGCGGAATTCCTGGACTACCGCGATGACACTGGACAACATCGTGACCTACAAGCGTGATTTTGGCCCTCACTCCTTCAACGGCACGTTCCTCTACGGGGTAGAAGAGCGGACGTACGAGAATACCGACGCTGCAGCCGGTTTCTTCACCGATCAGACGTTGAACTACAACAGCCTGGAACTGGGGCAGGCCGATCAGCAAAGAGTCTATTCAGATGCCTGGCGCGAAACCAGTTTGTACACAATGGGCAGATTGGTATACGCGTATAACAGTCGTTACATCTTTACCGGTACCATTCGGCGGGATGGCTTCTCCGGCTTTTCTGACAAGTACAAATACGCCATCTTCCCGTCGGCAGCCGTGGCCTGGAACATCAGCGATGAGCCTTTTTTCAAGGGCAGTCTGGTCTGGGTAGACAACTTAAAGCTGAGATACTCCTTCGGGCAGGGCGGGAACCGGACCGTGGGACGGTACCAGACCCTGGCCACGATGGGGCTCACGTTGCCCAGCGACCTTGCCAGCGGTTATCTCTACGGCGACGGCGCCACCGGAGAGCGGGGTCAGGCGGTTCGTACCAACTCGAACCAGAATCTGAAGTGGGAAACCACGACTGCCTCTAACTTCGGCATCGACTTCTCTTTTCTGCAGGGCCTCATCTCCGGTTCTTACAACTTCTACGCGTCCCAAACCAAAGACCTCCTCTACAACATCGCCTATCCGAGTGTAAACGGAACCTATCCGAACGGTACCGGGTCGATCACGGTACCGACCAACATCGGAAAACTTCAAAACACGGGGCATGAGCTAAGCGTGGCCGCCTATCCGGTGTCGAAGGGCGACTTTTCGTGGTCGGTGGCGGCAAACTTCGCCCGTAACCGCAACAAGGTGAATACCATTCTTGGCATCGACGCCGATAGCGACGGTAAAGAAGACGACCTGATTGCCAGTGGTCTCTTCATTGGCGAGCCGCTCAACACCATCTATGATTACGAAATCATCGGTATGTGGCAGGTGGACGACTTCCAGGCGGGGGACATCCCTACCGGATTTACCTATGGCACCTACAAAATTGCCGATCTGGATAACAGCGGCACCTACACGGCCGATAAGGATCGTAAAATTCTGGGCTACCGCGATCCCTCTTACACCGTCAGCTTCATCAATACCTTCAGGTATAAAAACTTTGAGCTGAAGGCTTTTCTTTACTCCATTCAGGGGGGCAAGAACCGTTACCTGGGGCAGCCGGCTGCCCAGCTCCCTATTCCGGATCACCTGACCAACAGCAGCTACCTGAAGTTCGACTACTGGACACCCGAAAATCCGGATGCAAAGTACCGTCAGCTGGGGGCTTACACCAACGCCTTAGGACCCGGTTTCTCGCCTTACGTCTCGCGTAGTTTCATTCGCATGCAGGAGCTGTCGCTTGCCTACAACCTGCCGGCCCCTTTGTTGAGTCGTTACAAAATTAACAACGCCCGAATCTGGGTCAGCGGCTATAATCTTTTCACCCTTACCCAATGGGATGGATACGACCCGGAAGCCGACCAAGGGCTGACTTATGATTTTATTCCCGACGTTCAGTCCTATCCGACCATGAAGAGTTATACAGTGGGCCTCAATTTAGCATTCTAA